The following proteins are encoded in a genomic region of Dyadobacter sp. UC 10:
- a CDS encoding PfkB family carbohydrate kinase → MDENSISIILKKISTVKIAVYGDFCLDAYWVMDERGSEVSIETGLWTEAVSTHYYTPGGAGNVVANLAALNPAGIRVIGTVGNDMQGRELSAQLTQLGADTAGLFVQEKDFTTYCYLKRIIDGKEQPRIDFGVFNKRSGETDELLLGALENALEECDALIFNQQVTGSINNESFIAAANRLFAKYSHKIVMLDSRHFNDRFENTFLKANDREIASLAGMHVTPDESITIKDVIKYGNQVFSKSRKPVFVTCGERGIIAFDKNRYSEVPGLQLKNKLDTVGAGDTAISAITLCVAAGVPPAQAAEFANFAAGVTVQKLFTTGTASPAEILEISKEPDYIFNAELAENERNAVYLQDTEFELCFPSILDQLGHIRYAVFDHDGTISSLRQGWEEIMEPVMMKSILGDRYDSIDAGTFHKVQLEVKEFIHKTTGIQTIYQMEGLVNLVRDFGFVPEEKILDKFQYKELYNDGLMEMVSKRMERLSSGELGPDDYTMKGAVAFLHELSARGVRMYLASGTDVDDVKNEAEMLGYAHLFDGGIYGALKDYTKFSKKMIIEKIIQENGLRGNELAVFGDGPDEIREGRRAGGIAVGITSNEVQRFGHNPAKRPRLVKAGAQLLIPDFSQYKKLISLLFQESANYAEA, encoded by the coding sequence ATGGACGAGAATAGCATCTCCATTATTCTAAAAAAAATTTCAACGGTCAAAATAGCCGTATATGGCGACTTCTGCCTGGACGCATACTGGGTAATGGACGAACGGGGTTCGGAAGTATCCATTGAGACGGGTTTGTGGACTGAAGCCGTTTCAACACATTATTACACACCGGGCGGGGCCGGGAACGTGGTTGCCAATCTGGCGGCACTCAATCCTGCCGGGATCAGGGTGATCGGTACGGTTGGAAATGATATGCAGGGCAGAGAACTGAGCGCACAATTAACGCAGCTCGGGGCAGATACCGCCGGACTTTTTGTTCAGGAAAAAGATTTTACCACCTATTGCTATCTCAAAAGGATCATAGACGGAAAAGAGCAGCCTCGCATTGATTTCGGGGTTTTTAACAAAAGAAGCGGCGAAACAGACGAGTTGCTATTGGGAGCACTTGAAAACGCGCTGGAAGAATGTGACGCATTGATCTTCAACCAGCAGGTTACAGGCAGCATAAATAACGAATCTTTCATTGCTGCGGCGAACCGGCTTTTTGCTAAATACAGCCACAAAATCGTGATGCTCGATTCACGCCATTTCAATGATCGTTTTGAAAATACATTCCTGAAAGCCAACGACCGGGAAATCGCCTCGCTGGCGGGAATGCACGTTACACCCGATGAAAGCATTACCATAAAAGATGTTATCAAATATGGTAATCAGGTTTTTAGTAAATCCCGGAAACCCGTTTTCGTAACCTGTGGTGAACGTGGGATCATCGCTTTTGATAAAAACAGGTATAGTGAAGTGCCGGGATTGCAGTTAAAAAACAAGCTCGATACCGTTGGTGCCGGCGACACCGCAATCAGCGCGATTACACTTTGCGTCGCAGCTGGTGTACCTCCCGCGCAAGCCGCTGAATTTGCCAACTTTGCAGCAGGGGTTACGGTTCAAAAACTGTTTACGACCGGTACTGCCAGCCCGGCAGAGATATTGGAGATCAGCAAGGAGCCCGATTACATTTTCAATGCAGAGCTGGCTGAAAATGAGCGCAATGCAGTTTACTTGCAGGATACCGAATTTGAATTGTGCTTCCCTTCCATTCTGGATCAGCTCGGCCATATCCGCTATGCGGTTTTCGACCACGACGGTACGATCAGCTCCCTCCGCCAGGGCTGGGAGGAAATTATGGAGCCGGTCATGATGAAATCTATTTTGGGGGACCGGTACGACAGCATTGACGCCGGGACATTTCACAAGGTACAGCTGGAAGTGAAGGAATTTATCCATAAAACAACCGGTATTCAGACGATTTATCAAATGGAGGGTTTGGTTAATCTGGTGCGCGATTTTGGCTTTGTACCGGAGGAAAAAATTCTGGATAAATTTCAATACAAAGAGTTATACAATGATGGATTGATGGAAATGGTCAGCAAAAGAATGGAAAGGCTGAGCAGCGGAGAACTCGGCCCAGACGATTATACAATGAAAGGAGCCGTAGCTTTCCTCCACGAACTCAGCGCAAGAGGCGTAAGAATGTACCTCGCCAGCGGAACGGATGTGGACGATGTTAAAAACGAAGCCGAAATGCTGGGTTATGCACATTTGTTTGACGGCGGGATTTACGGCGCATTGAAAGATTACACCAAGTTTTCGAAGAAGATGATCATTGAGAAGATCATTCAGGAAAACGGGCTTCGCGGGAATGAGCTGGCCGTGTTCGGCGACGGGCCTGATGAGATCAGGGAAGGCAGGCGGGCAGGCGGAATAGCAGTTGGAATAACGAGTAACGAAGTTCAGCGTTTTGGGCATAACCCGGCGAAACGGCCCCGGCTTGTCAAAGCTGGCGCTCAGCTGCTTATTCCTGACTTTTCTCAGTACAAAAAGCTGATCAGTCTGCTATTTCAAGAAAGTGCTAATTATGCGGAAGCATGA
- a CDS encoding sialidase family protein, whose amino-acid sequence MKKIILTLVTALAFSVSLLAQESAVIKQMLVFPHQEKHVHGSSIVNLPNGDFLVAWFEGSGERTADDVRIMGARLKKGDSKWSDPFLMADTPNIPDCNPVLFLNAKGKLFLVWIAVQANLWEQSILRFKTSDSYLNAGAPVWEWQDNILLKPDNRFAQEVEKKLKSLPESKIGWAGYAPKYDEMIAEASKDAPKRSIGWMTRIKPLLLENGKIILPLYSDGFNFSITAISDDDGATWRPGLPIVGRGPIQPAIVKKKNGNLVAYMRDSGDEPTRVHVSESADNGESWKATEKTDIPNTASVELFVLKDGRWAFLGNDIDDGRYELSLRISDDEGKSWSRGWIENDRTKEGGYSYPSLIQTPDGMLHMTYSHHPKKGKKSIKYVVVDPARLP is encoded by the coding sequence ATGAAAAAAATTATCTTAACACTAGTCACCGCGCTGGCCTTCAGCGTATCCTTGTTGGCGCAGGAAAGTGCGGTAATCAAACAAATGCTTGTTTTCCCACACCAGGAAAAGCATGTGCACGGAAGCAGCATTGTCAATTTGCCAAATGGCGATTTTCTGGTAGCCTGGTTCGAGGGCAGTGGCGAGCGCACCGCCGACGACGTGCGGATCATGGGGGCGAGGCTGAAAAAGGGGGACAGCAAATGGAGCGACCCGTTTCTGATGGCCGACACTCCAAACATACCGGATTGCAACCCGGTATTATTTTTAAATGCAAAAGGAAAGCTGTTTCTGGTCTGGATAGCCGTGCAGGCCAATCTTTGGGAACAATCGATTTTACGATTTAAAACGTCCGATAGTTATTTAAATGCAGGCGCGCCGGTTTGGGAATGGCAGGATAACATTTTGCTGAAACCAGATAACCGCTTCGCCCAAGAAGTTGAGAAAAAACTGAAAAGCCTGCCAGAAAGCAAAATAGGCTGGGCCGGTTATGCACCGAAATATGATGAAATGATCGCAGAGGCCAGCAAAGATGCGCCCAAGCGGAGTATCGGCTGGATGACACGGATCAAGCCGCTGCTTCTGGAAAACGGAAAAATAATATTGCCGCTTTACTCCGACGGTTTTAATTTCTCTATCACAGCGATTTCCGATGATGACGGAGCTACCTGGCGCCCGGGATTACCGATCGTAGGACGCGGCCCGATCCAGCCCGCAATCGTGAAGAAAAAGAATGGTAACCTGGTCGCCTATATGCGCGACAGCGGTGACGAACCTACAAGGGTACACGTCAGCGAGTCTGCCGACAATGGAGAAAGCTGGAAAGCAACCGAAAAAACGGATATTCCAAATACCGCCAGCGTCGAGCTGTTTGTTTTGAAAGATGGTCGCTGGGCATTCCTGGGAAATGATATCGACGACGGACGCTATGAACTCTCACTGCGGATTTCTGACGACGAAGGCAAATCGTGGAGCCGGGGCTGGATTGAAAATGACCGGACAAAAGAAGGCGGGTACTCCTACCCTTCGCTCATACAAACCCCGGACGGAATGCTGCATATGACTTACTCGCACCATCCCAAAAAAGGGAAAAAATCTATTAAATATGTTGTCGTTGATCCGGCACGCCTACCTTAA
- a CDS encoding RNA polymerase sigma factor, with translation MACPDEITLQKVTEGDEAAFAELYNYYKSPALRFTTSLLKDEEEAENMVQDVFIKIWVKRAHIKPDYNFNSYLFTCLRNMAFDYFKKVEKSELLRKNYMEMIRVAGEDEKEENERRINLVQAAVDSLSIKRKQILKLNIEEGKSYQEIAEFLRISKNTVKNQLVKAKQILRDKVDFATV, from the coding sequence GTGGCCTGTCCTGATGAAATTACCCTGCAAAAAGTAACCGAAGGCGATGAAGCCGCCTTTGCTGAACTCTATAACTACTACAAATCTCCCGCCCTGCGCTTCACGACATCGCTTTTAAAGGATGAGGAAGAGGCGGAGAATATGGTTCAGGACGTTTTCATCAAAATATGGGTGAAACGCGCACATATCAAGCCCGATTACAATTTTAACTCCTACCTGTTTACCTGCCTGCGCAATATGGCTTTCGATTATTTCAAAAAAGTTGAGAAAAGCGAGTTGCTGCGGAAAAACTATATGGAGATGATCAGGGTAGCCGGAGAGGATGAAAAAGAAGAAAATGAAAGAAGGATTAACCTTGTCCAGGCAGCGGTGGATTCGCTTTCGATCAAAAGGAAGCAGATTTTGAAACTGAATATTGAAGAGGGTAAATCTTATCAGGAAATCGCCGAATTTCTGAGGATATCTAAAAATACCGTCAAAAACCAGCTCGTGAAGGCAAAGCAGATCCTGCGGGATAAAGTTGATTTCGCTACGGTCTGA
- the lgt gene encoding prolipoprotein diacylglyceryl transferase has translation MISYILWDASPEIFTIPEFFGVGPFPVRWYGLLFALGFLVGQQIVIHIFKKEGRSLDDIDALTLTMVLSIVVGARIGHFIFYEPETLFRNPLEVLIPPYSGLASHGAAIGVLIGLWLYARSRRGTGQTFLYVIDRIIITVALGGAFIRFGNLMNSEIVGKPTDVPWGFVFLNNTEFRQIPRHPAQLYESISCFILVFVLFAIWNRYKAATPRGLMVGVFLVWVFTLRFLYEFLKENQEAFEANYALNMGQILSIPAVLLGIYFIIQSKKIPIPGNAVPVTHNR, from the coding sequence ATGATTTCGTACATTCTGTGGGACGCCAGTCCAGAAATATTTACCATTCCCGAATTTTTTGGCGTTGGGCCCTTTCCGGTACGTTGGTATGGTCTGCTTTTCGCACTTGGCTTTTTAGTTGGCCAACAGATCGTCATCCATATTTTTAAAAAAGAAGGCCGCTCCCTCGATGATATTGATGCATTGACACTTACCATGGTTTTGTCAATTGTAGTCGGTGCGCGAATCGGACATTTTATTTTTTACGAACCCGAAACACTATTCCGTAATCCGCTTGAAGTACTTATTCCGCCCTACTCCGGCTTGGCCAGCCACGGTGCAGCAATCGGCGTGCTCATTGGGTTATGGTTGTACGCACGGTCAAGGAGAGGCACCGGTCAGACATTTCTGTATGTGATCGACCGCATCATTATTACCGTCGCATTGGGTGGCGCATTTATTCGTTTCGGAAATCTCATGAATTCCGAAATCGTAGGCAAGCCGACAGACGTTCCCTGGGGTTTTGTATTCCTGAATAACACCGAATTCCGTCAGATACCCCGCCACCCTGCACAATTGTATGAATCAATATCGTGCTTCATTCTCGTCTTTGTGCTTTTCGCGATCTGGAACAGATACAAGGCCGCCACTCCGCGCGGCCTCATGGTAGGTGTTTTCCTTGTTTGGGTCTTTACCCTGCGTTTTTTATATGAGTTTTTGAAAGAAAACCAGGAAGCATTTGAAGCGAATTATGCGCTGAATATGGGACAGATATTAAGTATTCCGGCCGTGTTGCTCGGTATCTATTTTATCATTCAATCGAAAAAAATACCAATACCGGGAAATGCTGTACCGGTAACTCATAACCGCTGA
- the yidD gene encoding membrane protein insertion efficiency factor YidD, producing MKFLLIGLVRIYQGVLSPYLPNSCRYTPTCSQYMIEAIQKYGPFKGTWLGLKRFSRCHPWGGHGHDPVP from the coding sequence ATGAAATTTTTACTCATAGGATTGGTCCGGATCTACCAGGGTGTACTATCGCCGTACCTGCCGAATTCGTGCCGGTATACGCCCACTTGTTCTCAATATATGATCGAAGCCATTCAGAAATACGGGCCTTTTAAAGGCACCTGGCTAGGGTTGAAACGATTTTCAAGGTGTCACCCCTGGGGCGGGCACGGGCATGATCCCGTTCCCTGA
- a CDS encoding ligand-binding sensor domain-containing protein, which translates to MQRSTFTSHLAFALTLVLVAFRGSAQSVYQDKPFLQDYSIKYYADTTRSHLLRVAADRNGNIEILAQEGLQHIQDGQFLHPGAIKPNNSYRFMKDKKISGLLSYDNQFVYLAESVVLSNAWAGTLFSKHTVAGPKAFAGGSDFTFLITNGPSLQLIKDSKALWTGKLPDDNAIEVTFQSSKNVFWILGKKSLYSFSVADKKLTRALEGTNFTCFALANKESNVIIGTSDGYLSFDIKTGKQTGTLSKKLPVTKINTVKEINGKLWFGSEAGAFALREDGKFDYYFGERWLPGNIVRDIEPGPKNSVLILTTKGLGQIHFKKMTLEEKANYFEEQVRKRHIRNGFNATLAGMEHGNLATGHMEDSDNDGLWTSMYLGGEIFRYAVTKDPEALQNCRESMDAMERLYTINPVPGFPARSFERSGHIKELHDQERWQHSPEKEWDWKSTTSSDEVIGHIFAFGAAAELIDDAAIKKQAIMLIDTVMSHIVKNNMYLIDFDGKPTMWGKWNPEYVNSFPTNVGDRKLNSSNIISMLQTAYHFTKKEKYKAKAFELMTKHGYLENMMRSMKEIGKAPADADEHAKHMSDGWNHSDDEMYFVGYWGLYRYAFNDSLKAKYKESIIDHWEAERPEKEGAWNIFTALTGTKEFDLKEAVWYLQEHPLDMIDWVVKNSHRKDIEIVEPNFRKQTTKEVLPPDERPIQRHNANMFSLDRNGGNGASEHSAGDIWLLPYWMGRYLGVISAPQK; encoded by the coding sequence ATGCAACGATCTACCTTCACCTCGCACCTGGCTTTTGCCCTCACTTTAGTACTGGTCGCATTCCGGGGCAGCGCACAGTCAGTTTACCAGGACAAGCCGTTTTTACAGGATTACAGTATCAAATACTATGCAGATACTACCAGGAGTCATTTACTTCGGGTTGCTGCCGACCGTAATGGTAATATCGAAATTTTGGCACAAGAAGGGCTTCAACATATTCAGGACGGCCAATTCCTGCATCCTGGCGCCATAAAACCGAACAATAGCTATCGGTTTATGAAAGATAAAAAAATCAGCGGACTGCTGTCTTATGACAACCAGTTTGTATACCTGGCCGAATCGGTCGTACTGAGCAATGCCTGGGCGGGAACATTATTTTCCAAACATACAGTTGCAGGTCCGAAGGCTTTTGCCGGCGGAAGTGATTTTACCTTCCTGATTACCAATGGGCCATCGCTTCAATTGATCAAAGACTCGAAAGCCTTATGGACCGGCAAGCTTCCCGATGACAATGCAATCGAAGTTACTTTTCAGTCTTCAAAAAATGTATTCTGGATCCTGGGCAAAAAATCGTTGTATTCCTTTTCCGTGGCTGACAAGAAGTTAACCAGAGCATTGGAAGGCACCAATTTCACCTGTTTTGCGCTTGCTAATAAGGAAAGCAATGTGATCATCGGAACGAGCGACGGTTACCTGTCATTTGATATTAAAACCGGTAAACAAACCGGGACGCTCTCGAAAAAACTGCCTGTTACCAAAATCAATACAGTAAAAGAAATCAATGGCAAATTGTGGTTCGGATCAGAGGCAGGCGCATTTGCGCTTCGTGAGGACGGTAAATTTGACTACTATTTTGGTGAACGCTGGCTGCCCGGCAACATCGTGAGAGATATCGAACCTGGCCCTAAAAATTCTGTTTTAATCCTGACTACGAAAGGCCTTGGCCAGATTCATTTCAAAAAAATGACACTGGAAGAAAAGGCCAATTATTTTGAAGAACAGGTTAGAAAGCGACATATCCGTAATGGTTTCAATGCGACGCTGGCTGGAATGGAACACGGTAACCTGGCTACCGGACATATGGAAGATTCGGATAACGACGGACTTTGGACTTCCATGTATCTGGGCGGCGAGATATTCAGGTATGCAGTTACAAAAGATCCCGAAGCGCTGCAAAATTGCCGCGAGTCAATGGACGCGATGGAAAGATTGTACACCATTAATCCGGTTCCAGGATTTCCTGCAAGGTCATTTGAACGCTCAGGGCATATCAAGGAACTCCATGATCAGGAAAGATGGCAGCATTCACCTGAAAAAGAATGGGACTGGAAGTCGACGACCAGCAGTGATGAAGTAATCGGTCATATATTCGCATTCGGCGCGGCTGCGGAGCTGATCGACGATGCTGCGATAAAAAAACAGGCGATTATGCTGATCGACACCGTGATGTCACATATCGTTAAAAACAATATGTACCTGATTGATTTTGACGGAAAACCAACCATGTGGGGCAAATGGAATCCGGAATATGTGAATTCTTTTCCAACTAATGTAGGTGACAGGAAGCTGAATTCGTCCAACATTATTTCAATGCTGCAGACAGCTTACCATTTTACCAAAAAAGAAAAATACAAGGCAAAAGCATTTGAGCTGATGACCAAACACGGTTATCTGGAAAATATGATGCGCTCGATGAAGGAAATTGGTAAAGCGCCGGCCGATGCGGACGAGCATGCAAAACATATGTCAGACGGCTGGAACCATTCCGATGATGAAATGTACTTTGTGGGCTATTGGGGCTTATACAGATATGCTTTCAATGATTCTTTGAAGGCTAAATACAAGGAATCCATCATCGACCACTGGGAAGCCGAGCGGCCGGAGAAAGAAGGTGCATGGAATATTTTCACGGCTTTGACCGGTACAAAGGAATTTGACTTGAAGGAGGCAGTCTGGTACTTGCAGGAACACCCGCTCGATATGATCGACTGGGTGGTCAAGAACAGCCACCGTAAGGATATTGAAATCGTGGAGCCTAATTTCCGGAAACAAACTACGAAAGAAGTGCTGCCGCCAGACGAACGTCCGATCCAGCGTCATAACGCAAATATGTTCAGCTTGGATAGAAATGGAGGAAACGGTGCTTCTGAACACAGCGCAGGGGATATCTGGCTGCTGCCTTACTGGATGGGAAGATACCTGGGCGTGATCAGCGCACCTCAAAAGTGA
- a CDS encoding ligand-binding sensor domain-containing protein: MTFNPGKWSFAALLILIMWSCSRKDATDDQEGFYQDEPFRQEYHEPSMIGESTESNEVRRIFIDKNDNVWAATADGIYKKSTGQTDWKKVITGENDGPAYAVSQDNAGTIWLGNWNGLYRIENDLPVNVPGPQGPISAICTNAGTVYALGPKGFWINGGQGFRQDKSDIAKSVRDVISDGNRGLWIATDVGLYHWTESKTQHYYKTDALISGYAKGLAFDTGQKLWVGGLGGITVRNAAAKEKELRVKDGIPSAYVTAVRRGPDSSMWAGTQQGVIRFHPDGTKSLLFSRRWLLDDQVNDIAFDQNGNAWIATPKGVSVIRKRKMTLAAKSDFFYEELMKRHIRAPWIAGQAHLKIPGDTTSWQPEDDDNDGEYTGNYLAMESFRHAATKDPGAKANAKKAFGFLKLLQEVTDTDGFFARTIIPSDWKQMHDGNRVFTEKEKADELVKEPRFKPVEVRWHLSKDGKWLWKGDTSSDEMCGHMFGYYFYYTLVADEAEKKIIAAHVGKLVDHLMRNNLNLIDIDGTHTRWSVWSPDKLNRDPEWLPDRNQNSMEILAFIKLAHFMTGQDKYQKEYLRLIEKEHYLDNMAEVTSQNPAWFIYFDVMLQAYLYPIFIHCEKDPERLKFYKAHLEEWFTHRKDDHNPLINFIYDYCLHKKSGLKNSVDFLKDTPLDLVDWPIDHRKREDIRIVRNPVLEDEQVDVLQPASIRMTVRWDKNPWTAAGGNPQVEREPVFWLLPYWMGRYLGMISK; encoded by the coding sequence ATGACTTTTAATCCGGGTAAATGGTCTTTTGCGGCACTTTTAATCCTGATAATGTGGTCGTGCTCCCGCAAAGATGCGACTGACGACCAGGAAGGGTTTTATCAGGACGAGCCTTTCCGGCAGGAGTACCACGAACCTTCCATGATCGGAGAAAGTACCGAATCCAATGAAGTAAGGCGTATTTTTATTGATAAAAATGATAATGTATGGGCAGCTACTGCCGACGGTATTTACAAAAAAAGCACAGGACAAACGGACTGGAAAAAGGTAATAACCGGCGAAAATGATGGGCCGGCCTACGCTGTCTCGCAGGACAACGCAGGTACGATCTGGCTGGGAAACTGGAACGGATTGTATAGAATTGAAAATGATCTCCCGGTAAATGTGCCTGGGCCGCAAGGGCCAATTTCGGCGATCTGTACAAACGCAGGTACAGTCTATGCACTCGGACCAAAGGGTTTCTGGATCAACGGGGGGCAAGGTTTCAGACAAGATAAAAGCGATATCGCGAAATCTGTCCGGGACGTAATATCCGACGGAAATCGGGGACTTTGGATCGCGACCGACGTAGGTCTTTACCACTGGACAGAAAGTAAAACGCAGCATTATTATAAAACCGATGCATTAATAAGCGGTTATGCGAAAGGCCTCGCCTTTGATACCGGCCAGAAATTATGGGTTGGCGGCCTGGGCGGCATTACGGTCAGAAATGCAGCAGCGAAAGAAAAAGAGCTCCGCGTTAAAGACGGCATCCCTTCCGCTTACGTAACGGCCGTCAGGCGCGGTCCGGACAGTTCGATGTGGGCTGGCACGCAGCAAGGGGTGATAAGATTTCACCCCGATGGTACAAAATCATTGCTGTTTTCCAGAAGGTGGCTGCTCGACGACCAGGTCAATGACATTGCTTTTGACCAAAACGGAAATGCGTGGATCGCTACGCCGAAAGGAGTCAGCGTTATTCGAAAAAGAAAAATGACGCTGGCTGCGAAAAGTGATTTCTTTTACGAAGAGCTTATGAAAAGGCATATCCGGGCTCCGTGGATCGCAGGCCAGGCGCATTTGAAAATACCTGGCGACACGACTTCCTGGCAGCCGGAAGATGACGATAACGACGGGGAATATACCGGCAATTACCTCGCCATGGAAAGCTTCCGGCATGCCGCTACCAAAGATCCCGGGGCAAAGGCGAATGCAAAAAAGGCTTTCGGCTTTCTGAAACTATTGCAGGAAGTGACAGATACCGACGGTTTTTTCGCCAGAACGATCATTCCCTCAGACTGGAAGCAAATGCACGACGGCAACCGCGTTTTTACGGAAAAGGAAAAAGCCGATGAGCTGGTGAAAGAACCGAGGTTTAAGCCTGTCGAGGTCCGCTGGCATCTATCGAAAGATGGAAAATGGCTTTGGAAAGGCGATACCAGCAGCGACGAAATGTGCGGGCATATGTTCGGCTACTATTTTTATTACACGCTCGTGGCGGATGAAGCGGAAAAGAAAATCATAGCCGCGCATGTGGGAAAGCTGGTTGACCATTTGATGCGCAACAACCTGAACCTGATAGATATCGACGGGACACATACGCGCTGGTCGGTATGGTCGCCCGACAAGCTGAACCGTGACCCTGAGTGGCTGCCCGACCGGAACCAGAATTCAATGGAAATACTGGCGTTTATCAAGCTCGCGCATTTTATGACGGGTCAGGACAAATACCAGAAAGAATATCTCAGGCTGATTGAAAAGGAGCATTACCTGGATAATATGGCAGAGGTAACCAGCCAGAACCCGGCCTGGTTCATCTATTTCGATGTCATGTTACAGGCTTATCTCTACCCTATTTTTATCCATTGTGAGAAAGATCCCGAGAGGCTTAAATTTTACAAGGCGCATTTGGAAGAATGGTTTACGCACCGGAAAGACGACCACAATCCGCTGATCAATTTTATTTATGACTATTGTCTTCACAAAAAATCCGGGCTCAAAAACTCAGTCGATTTTCTGAAAGACACGCCCCTCGATCTGGTAGACTGGCCTATTGACCACCGTAAACGAGAAGATATCCGCATTGTCCGCAACCCGGTGCTTGAAGATGAGCAGGTGGACGTTTTACAACCTGCAAGTATAAGAATGACCGTTCGCTGGGATAAAAATCCCTGGACTGCGGCAGGCGGTAACCCGCAGGTCGAACGCGAGCCGGTATTCTGGCTCCTGCCTTACTGGATGGGCCGCTATCTGGGAATGATTTCTAAATAA
- a CDS encoding DUF3748 domain-containing protein: MIRYSKEKQLTFDLSYNHDLDNNDNFSPDGKWLVYDTRTDEGGIPESARIEKVHIETREIKTVFEIPDNAKWGPGAGAVSYSPVANEVVFIHGLVDCSPENPYQQWRRTGVIVREDAPGKAILMDARDVTFPFTPGALRGGTHRHEWSGDGQWIGFTYNDAVLKALEDSSGKKRNLRTIGVSKNIGAVKVSGGADQVSGEWFSALVVRVVPQPAPGSDEINHAANDSWVGQNGYQTVNGSRQMARAFLGTVVDTSGNEVPEVFIVDIPEDITRPGRLGPLEGTIDDFPMPPAGAAQRRLTFTANTSYPGCSGIVRSSPDGSMLAFLAKDTAGITQIFIVSPFGTGLQQITEHDSDIKGNLRWHPGGGHIAYIWNGSIALTGLGVAPFAERLQLLAQPLETVPGNLVWSTDGDVLAYNRRVAATDSPATQQIFILEKCL, from the coding sequence ATGATCCGATATTCAAAAGAAAAACAGCTCACATTTGATCTGAGTTACAACCACGACCTGGACAACAACGACAATTTTTCACCAGACGGCAAATGGCTGGTGTATGACACCCGGACAGACGAAGGCGGCATTCCGGAGTCTGCACGGATTGAAAAGGTACATATTGAAACAAGAGAGATCAAAACTGTTTTCGAAATACCTGATAATGCGAAGTGGGGACCTGGCGCGGGCGCGGTAAGTTATAGTCCGGTTGCCAATGAAGTTGTTTTTATTCATGGTTTAGTGGATTGCAGCCCAGAAAATCCTTATCAGCAATGGCGGCGAACCGGCGTGATTGTGCGGGAGGATGCCCCAGGAAAAGCCATTCTTATGGATGCCCGCGACGTTACTTTTCCTTTTACGCCGGGCGCACTGCGCGGCGGAACGCATCGCCACGAATGGAGCGGTGACGGTCAATGGATCGGGTTTACTTACAACGATGCTGTTTTGAAAGCATTGGAAGATTCCTCGGGTAAAAAGCGGAATTTGCGCACGATCGGAGTTTCAAAAAATATTGGTGCGGTGAAAGTCAGCGGAGGTGCCGATCAGGTTTCCGGTGAATGGTTCAGTGCGCTGGTAGTGCGTGTTGTTCCGCAGCCTGCTCCTGGCAGCGACGAGATCAATCATGCTGCAAATGACAGCTGGGTGGGGCAAAATGGCTACCAAACGGTGAACGGAAGCCGGCAAATGGCGCGGGCTTTTCTGGGCACTGTTGTTGACACATCAGGTAATGAGGTACCGGAAGTTTTCATTGTTGATATTCCTGAGGATATTACAAGGCCAGGAAGACTGGGCCCGCTGGAGGGGACGATTGACGATTTCCCGATGCCACCTGCAGGTGCAGCACAAAGACGGCTCACTTTCACGGCAAACACCTCTTACCCTGGTTGCAGCGGGATAGTAAGGTCTTCACCTGACGGTTCAATGCTTGCTTTTCTGGCCAAAGATACGGCCGGCATTACGCAAATTTTCATAGTCTCCCCTTTTGGCACCGGGCTGCAACAGATCACGGAACATGACTCTGATATTAAAGGTAACCTGCGCTGGCACCCGGGCGGCGGGCATATTGCTTACATCTGGAACGGAAGCATTGCTCTTACCGGGCTGGGAGTTGCACCCTTCGCTGAGCGGTTACAGCTACTTGCGCAACCACTCGAAACAGTGCCAGGAAATCTGGTCTGGTCAACTGATGGCGATGTTCTTGCTTACAACAGACGTGTTGCAGCGACAGACTCCCCGGCTACGCAGCAGATTTTTATTCTAGAAAAATGCCTTTAG